Proteins found in one Acinetobacter sp. XH1741 genomic segment:
- the secG gene encoding preprotein translocase subunit SecG yields MHSFVLVVHIILAVLMIALILVQHGKGADAGASFGGGGAATVFGASGSGNFLTRLTAVLTALFFVTSLTLAVFAKKQTTEAYSLKTVQTTAPVQTTSPETSPNAPKSSQ; encoded by the coding sequence ATGCACTCTTTTGTACTTGTTGTACATATTATTTTAGCGGTACTGATGATTGCATTGATTTTAGTGCAACATGGTAAAGGCGCAGATGCCGGAGCTTCATTTGGTGGTGGCGGTGCAGCAACTGTATTTGGTGCATCTGGTTCAGGTAATTTCCTTACCCGCCTTACAGCTGTTTTAACAGCATTGTTTTTTGTGACTAGTTTGACTTTGGCTGTTTTTGCAAAAAAACAGACAACTGAAGCATATAGTTTGAAAACTGTACAAACTACAGCACCAGTTCAAACGACATCGCCTGAAACTTCACCAAATGCACCAAAATCGAGTCAATAA
- the rimP gene encoding ribosome maturation factor RimP, whose product MKLSNKSQALYDMIAPAVQACGVDLWGIEFLPQGKRSLLRIYIDRPVDENAEPVINEDGEVELGRGIGVQDCVRVTQQVGAMLDVHDPISGEYSLEVSSPGWDRPFFQLEQLQGYIGQQVALRLIAAVENRRKFQAKLLAVDLEKEEIQVEVEGKHVLDIDSNNIDKANLIYQD is encoded by the coding sequence ATGAAATTATCAAATAAATCCCAAGCATTGTATGACATGATTGCTCCAGCGGTGCAAGCATGTGGTGTTGACCTGTGGGGAATTGAATTCCTTCCACAAGGTAAACGTTCATTATTGCGTATTTATATCGATAGACCAGTTGATGAAAATGCTGAGCCAGTGATTAATGAAGATGGTGAAGTAGAGCTAGGTCGTGGCATTGGTGTACAAGATTGTGTCCGTGTTACACAACAAGTCGGCGCAATGTTGGATGTTCATGATCCGATTTCAGGTGAGTACTCATTAGAAGTTTCTTCACCAGGTTGGGATCGTCCATTTTTTCAACTCGAACAGTTGCAAGGCTACATTGGTCAGCAGGTTGCTTTGCGTTTAATTGCAGCAGTAGAAAATCGTCGTAAATTTCAAGCAAAACTCCTTGCTGTAGACCTTGAAAAAGAAGAGATTCAGGTTGAAGTTGAAGGAAAGCATGTGCTTGATATCGACAGCAACAATATCGATAAAGCAAACTTGATCTATCAAGATTAA
- a CDS encoding A24 family peptidase, with protein MQEIIAYFIQNLTALYIAVALVSLCIGSFLNVVIYRTPKMMEQDWQQECQMLLNPEQPVIDHAKLTLSKPASSCPECHHPIRWYQNIPVISWLVLRGKCGQCQHPISIRYPAVELLTMLCSLVVVMVFGPTIQMLWGLVLTWVLIALTFIDFDTQLLPDRFTLPLAALGLGINTFNIYTSPSSAIWGYLIGFLCLWIVYYLFKVITGKEGMGYGDFKLLAALGAWMGPLMLPLIVLLSSLLGAIIGIILLKLRNENQPFAFGPYIAIAGWVAFLWGDQIMKIYLGG; from the coding sequence ATGCAAGAAATTATTGCTTATTTTATTCAAAACTTAACTGCACTCTATATTGCAGTTGCACTTGTGAGCCTATGTATTGGTAGCTTCCTGAATGTGGTGATTTATCGCACGCCAAAAATGATGGAACAAGACTGGCAGCAAGAATGCCAAATGCTACTCAACCCTGAGCAGCCTGTTATTGACCATGCAAAGCTGACATTAAGTAAGCCTGCTTCATCATGTCCTGAGTGCCACCACCCCATTCGTTGGTATCAAAACATTCCTGTCATAAGCTGGCTAGTGTTAAGAGGAAAGTGCGGGCAATGTCAGCACCCGATTAGCATACGTTATCCAGCTGTTGAACTACTTACCATGCTATGTTCACTGGTAGTGGTCATGGTATTTGGCCCAACTATACAAATGCTTTGGGGACTCGTTCTTACCTGGGTACTAATTGCCCTTACCTTTATTGATTTCGATACGCAGTTATTACCCGATCGCTTTACCTTACCTTTGGCTGCACTCGGCTTAGGCATTAACACCTTTAATATTTACACCTCACCTAGCTCAGCGATTTGGGGATATTTAATTGGTTTTTTATGTCTTTGGATTGTGTATTACTTATTTAAAGTGATTACTGGCAAAGAAGGTATGGGCTACGGCGACTTTAAGTTACTTGCAGCTTTAGGGGCATGGATGGGGCCATTGATGCTACCGTTAATTGTGCTATTGTCATCTTTACTAGGTGCAATTATTGGCATCATTTTATTAAAGTTACGTAATGAAAATCAGCCTTTTGCTTTTGGACCATATATTGCGATTGCTGGTTGGGTTGCCTTTTTATGGGGTGACCAGATTATGAAAATTTATTTGGGAGGTTAA
- the tpiA gene encoding triose-phosphate isomerase translates to MSGTTITPWVVGNWKMNPVRANANQLIEEFKQLLQQNQIADESCHVGVAPVSIALTTVQAQLQDAARTVYTVAQDVSRVAGTGAYTGEVSAELLKDSQIDFVLVGHSERRDIFGDNVEILKAKLQNALNAGLTVIYCVGESLDQREQGQAEQVVLQQICDIAPVVTAEQWQKQIVIAYEPIWAIGTGKTASPQDAQAMHAKIREGLCQLTPAGSGIAILYGGSVKAENAVELAACPDINGALVGGASLNAASFYQIVQAFAQSK, encoded by the coding sequence ATGTCGGGTACGACAATTACGCCTTGGGTAGTTGGCAACTGGAAAATGAACCCAGTGCGTGCTAACGCCAACCAACTTATAGAAGAATTTAAACAATTATTGCAACAAAACCAAATTGCAGATGAAAGCTGCCATGTGGGCGTTGCTCCTGTTTCTATTGCACTGACAACAGTACAGGCACAGTTACAGGATGCTGCAAGAACAGTATATACAGTTGCACAAGACGTATCTCGTGTTGCAGGTACGGGTGCTTATACTGGCGAAGTCAGTGCAGAATTATTAAAAGACAGCCAGATTGATTTTGTACTGGTTGGGCACTCTGAACGTCGTGATATTTTTGGCGATAACGTTGAAATTTTGAAGGCGAAACTCCAAAATGCATTAAATGCAGGCTTAACTGTCATTTATTGTGTTGGCGAAAGTCTTGATCAGCGCGAACAGGGCCAAGCAGAGCAGGTTGTTTTACAACAAATTTGTGATATTGCTCCTGTAGTAACGGCAGAACAATGGCAAAAACAAATTGTCATTGCTTATGAACCAATTTGGGCTATTGGTACAGGTAAAACAGCTTCGCCACAAGATGCTCAAGCGATGCATGCTAAAATTCGTGAAGGTTTATGCCAGCTCACACCAGCAGGTTCAGGCATTGCTATTTTATATGGCGGTAGTGTAAAAGCTGAAAATGCTGTTGAGTTAGCTGCGTGCCCAGATATTAATGGTGCGTTGGTGGGTGGTGCTTCATTAAATGCAGCATCTTTTTATCAGATTGTACAAGCCTTCGCGCAAAGCAAATAA
- a CDS encoding type II secretion system F family protein produces the protein MAVKKAQMMPTFAYEGVDRKGVKIKGELPAKNMALAKVTLRKQGVTVRTIREKRKNILEGLFKKKVSTLDITIFTRQLATMMKAGVPLVQGFEIVAEGLENPAMREVVLGIKGEVEGGSTFASALRKYHQHFDNLFCSLVESGEQSGALETMLDRVAIYKEKSELLKQKIKKAMKYPATVIVVAIVVTIILMVKVVPVFQDLFSSFGAQLPAFTQMVVNMSKWMQEYWFIMIIVIGAIIAAFLEAKKRSKKFRDGLDKLTLKLPIFGDLVYKAIIARYSRTLATTFAAGVPLIDALESTAGATNNVIYEKAVMKIREDVATGQQLQFAMRISNRFPSMAIQMVAIGEESGALDSMLDKVATYYENEVDNAVDGLTAMMEPLIMAILGVLVGGLVIAMYLPIFQMGSVV, from the coding sequence ATGGCTGTCAAAAAGGCACAAATGATGCCGACTTTTGCTTATGAAGGGGTTGACCGTAAGGGCGTAAAAATTAAGGGAGAACTTCCGGCTAAAAATATGGCTTTAGCTAAAGTGACCTTACGCAAACAAGGTGTCACTGTTCGAACTATTCGTGAAAAGCGTAAAAATATTCTTGAAGGTTTGTTTAAGAAAAAAGTATCAACACTTGATATTACGATTTTTACTCGACAACTTGCGACCATGATGAAAGCGGGTGTACCCCTCGTACAAGGTTTTGAAATTGTTGCCGAAGGTTTGGAAAATCCAGCCATGCGTGAGGTGGTACTTGGCATTAAAGGTGAAGTCGAAGGTGGTAGTACTTTTGCCTCAGCTTTAAGAAAATATCATCAACATTTCGATAACCTATTTTGTTCACTTGTAGAATCTGGTGAACAATCAGGTGCACTTGAAACAATGCTGGACCGCGTTGCAATTTACAAAGAAAAAAGTGAATTGTTAAAACAGAAAATCAAGAAAGCCATGAAGTACCCTGCCACGGTTATTGTGGTAGCGATTGTGGTGACCATCATTTTGATGGTTAAAGTAGTTCCAGTATTCCAAGATCTCTTTTCATCTTTCGGCGCACAACTACCAGCCTTTACGCAAATGGTCGTAAATATGTCGAAGTGGATGCAAGAATATTGGTTCATTATGATTATTGTGATTGGTGCAATCATTGCTGCCTTTTTAGAAGCTAAAAAGCGCAGTAAAAAGTTTCGTGATGGTTTAGATAAACTCACGCTTAAATTACCTATTTTTGGGGACTTGGTTTATAAAGCAATTATTGCTCGTTATAGCCGTACACTTGCTACAACATTTGCAGCAGGTGTTCCACTCATTGATGCACTTGAGTCGACTGCTGGCGCAACCAACAATGTTATCTATGAGAAAGCCGTTATGAAAATTCGTGAAGATGTTGCAACAGGACAACAACTTCAGTTTGCCATGCGTATATCTAACCGTTTTCCATCTATGGCTATACAAATGGTTGCAATTGGTGAAGAATCTGGTGCTTTAGACAGCATGCTAGATAAAGTTGCCACCTATTATGAAAATGAAGTTGATAATGCCGTTGATGGTTTAACTGCAATGATGGAACCTTTAATCATGGCAATTTTAGGGGTGCTTGTAGGCGGTCTAGTGATTGCGATGTATCTTCCAATTTTCCAAATGGGCTCAGTTGTATAA
- the pilB gene encoding type IV-A pilus assembly ATPase PilB — protein sequence MSALQTSPKFTGFFRRLVEEKHVSAATMQTALDAAKRAKQDIVAYLIEEVHLSPSLLAETISAEFAEPYFDLDVYDTSQIPKDLVDQKLVLKHRVLPLIQRGQILYVATSNPSNIEAIDAIRFNSKLLVEPVIVEYHKLEKVLGQHFAEESGFEFSDEEFDLDVSLDGPTTQEDEEETPQGDEAPIVKYINKLLIDAIRMGASDLHFEPYEKSYRVRYRVDGVLRQIANPPLQLANRLASRLKVMSQMDISEKRVPQDGRIKLKLSKTKAIDFRVNSLPTLFGEKLVLRILDPSSAMLGIDALGYEEEQKALFMEALDKPQGMLLITGPTGSGKTVSLYTGLNILNTESSNISTAEDPVEINLEGINQVNVNPKVGLTFAAALKSFLRQDPDIIMVGEIRDLETAEIAIKAAQTGHMVMSTLHTNSAPETLTRLRNMGVPSFNIATSVNLVIAQRLARRLCSQCKIPADIPKQSLLEMGFTEQDLTHPDFRVFQPVGCPECREGYKGRVGIYEVMKVTPEISKIIMEDGNALEIAAASEKLGFNNLRRSGLKKVMQGVTSLQEINRVTSE from the coding sequence ATGTCAGCATTACAAACATCTCCAAAATTTACGGGGTTTTTTCGACGTTTAGTCGAAGAAAAGCATGTGTCGGCAGCGACCATGCAAACTGCATTAGATGCAGCAAAAAGAGCTAAGCAGGATATAGTCGCATATTTAATTGAAGAGGTTCATCTCTCCCCTTCTTTATTGGCTGAAACAATTTCTGCTGAGTTCGCCGAACCATATTTCGATCTGGATGTTTATGACACTTCTCAGATTCCCAAAGATTTGGTCGATCAAAAACTGGTTTTAAAGCATCGAGTTTTGCCCCTGATTCAAAGAGGGCAAATTCTATATGTCGCGACGAGCAATCCAAGTAATATTGAAGCGATTGATGCAATCCGTTTTAACAGTAAATTGCTCGTTGAACCTGTCATTGTTGAGTACCATAAACTTGAAAAAGTTTTAGGTCAGCATTTTGCAGAAGAAAGCGGCTTTGAATTTAGTGATGAAGAGTTTGATCTCGACGTCAGTCTTGATGGTCCTACCACTCAAGAAGATGAAGAAGAAACGCCACAAGGCGATGAAGCACCGATCGTAAAATATATTAATAAGTTATTGATTGATGCCATTCGTATGGGTGCTTCGGATTTACATTTTGAACCGTATGAAAAGTCTTATCGGGTACGTTATCGTGTCGATGGGGTATTACGTCAAATTGCTAATCCCCCTTTACAACTGGCAAACCGCTTGGCTTCGCGTTTAAAAGTCATGTCTCAAATGGACATTTCTGAAAAACGTGTTCCACAAGATGGTCGTATCAAGCTTAAGCTATCAAAAACCAAGGCCATTGATTTTCGTGTGAACTCACTCCCTACTTTATTTGGTGAAAAGTTAGTTCTACGTATTCTTGATCCATCTAGTGCAATGCTGGGTATTGATGCCTTGGGCTATGAAGAAGAACAAAAAGCTTTGTTTATGGAGGCTTTAGATAAGCCACAAGGCATGCTTTTAATTACTGGACCCACAGGTTCCGGTAAAACCGTATCTTTATATACGGGCTTGAATATTTTAAATACTGAAAGTTCCAATATTTCTACTGCCGAAGATCCGGTAGAAATTAACTTAGAAGGTATTAATCAGGTTAACGTGAACCCAAAAGTTGGCCTTACTTTTGCTGCCGCACTTAAATCTTTTTTACGTCAAGACCCCGACATTATTATGGTGGGTGAGATTCGTGACTTAGAAACAGCAGAAATCGCAATTAAGGCTGCGCAAACGGGTCACATGGTCATGTCAACACTGCATACGAACAGTGCTCCAGAAACCTTGACACGCCTACGTAATATGGGGGTTCCGTCTTTCAATATTGCAACATCAGTCAACTTGGTTATTGCACAGCGTTTAGCACGTCGTCTTTGTTCTCAATGTAAGATACCGGCTGATATTCCTAAACAAAGTCTATTAGAAATGGGCTTTACCGAACAAGACTTAACACATCCAGACTTTCGGGTTTTTCAACCTGTTGGCTGTCCTGAATGTCGTGAAGGCTATAAAGGTCGTGTGGGTATTTATGAGGTAATGAAAGTTACTCCTGAAATTTCCAAGATTATTATGGAAGATGGCAACGCTCTAGAAATCGCGGCTGCCTCTGAAAAATTGGGGTTTAATAATCTACGTCGTTCAGGTTTAAAAAAGGTGATGCAAGGTGTGACTTCCTTACAGGAAATTAACCGTGTAACCAGTGAATAA